A DNA window from Acidobacteriota bacterium contains the following coding sequences:
- a CDS encoding dihydrodipicolinate reductase C-terminal domain-containing protein, with amino-acid sequence MKLALFGYGKMGRIIEQAATRAGVEVVCVIDPVAGSRGKLSDADVCVDFTEPSAAIENIKTAAAARVAMVVGTTGWYDRLEEARSLVEESGIGFVYGSNFSVGVNLMFKITRYAAELFSAFPSHDPFIEEAHHKFKKDAPSGTAIVLKRIVEAEYDREVPTSSTRAGYIPGRHTVGFDSEADTLAINHTARSRAGFAEGALLAANWIMGRKGFYEFSEIIDEQLKTKPSKR; translated from the coding sequence ATGAAGCTTGCCTTGTTTGGCTACGGGAAGATGGGGCGGATAATCGAGCAGGCGGCGACGCGCGCCGGCGTCGAGGTGGTTTGCGTGATCGACCCGGTCGCCGGCTCGCGCGGCAAGCTGAGTGACGCCGATGTGTGCGTGGATTTCACAGAGCCGAGCGCGGCGATCGAAAACATCAAAACGGCCGCCGCCGCCCGAGTCGCGATGGTTGTCGGCACAACAGGATGGTACGACCGGTTGGAAGAAGCTCGAAGCCTGGTTGAGGAGAGCGGCATCGGGTTTGTCTACGGCTCGAACTTTAGCGTCGGCGTAAATCTGATGTTCAAGATCACCCGGTATGCGGCTGAACTGTTCAGCGCCTTCCCTTCGCACGATCCGTTTATCGAAGAAGCGCATCACAAGTTCAAGAAAGACGCTCCGTCGGGCACGGCAATTGTTTTGAAGCGCATAGTCGAGGCGGAGTATGATCGCGAAGTCCCGACCTCGAGCACGCGCGCCGGCTACATACCGGGCAGACACACTGTAGGCTTCGATTCCGAGGCTGACACGTTGGCGATCAACCACACCGCGCGCAGCCGGGCGGGGTTCGCGGAAGGCGCTCTGCTCGCTGCGAATTGGATCATGGGACGGAAAGGCTTCTACGAGTTTTCAGAGATCATTGACGAGCAACTGAAAACGAAACCATCAAAGCGTTAA
- the dapA gene encoding 4-hydroxy-tetrahydrodipicolinate synthase has protein sequence MADISNLKGCGTALVTPFKEDLSIDEEALRRFVDFQIAGGIDFLVPCGTTGESVTLSDAEQRRVVEIVLQQALGRVPVIGGAGGNNTAHVIALARDYERMGVQGLLSVSPYYNKPMQEGLYQHFKAIADSTSLPIIVYNVPPRTNVNILPDTIARLAEISNIVGVKEASGDISQIAEIITRVPPEFKVLSGDDSMTLPLIALGGVGLISVASNEAPGKMAALTRACLENNWDEARRFNREMFALMKANFIETSPGPVKAALAMMGKVKEVYRLPMVPVKPETREKLRAVLVELNLVLAGD, from the coding sequence ATGGCTGACATTTCAAACTTGAAGGGCTGCGGAACGGCGCTGGTCACGCCGTTCAAAGAAGACCTCTCGATCGACGAGGAGGCGTTGCGGCGCTTCGTCGATTTTCAGATCGCCGGCGGCATTGATTTTCTCGTGCCTTGCGGGACAACCGGAGAGAGCGTGACTCTAAGCGATGCAGAGCAGCGGCGCGTTGTTGAGATCGTCCTTCAGCAAGCCCTCGGCCGCGTGCCGGTGATTGGCGGCGCCGGTGGCAACAACACGGCTCACGTGATCGCGCTTGCGCGCGACTACGAGCGCATGGGCGTTCAAGGCTTGCTTTCGGTATCGCCGTATTACAACAAGCCGATGCAGGAAGGACTCTATCAGCATTTCAAAGCAATCGCCGATTCAACCTCGCTTCCGATCATCGTCTACAACGTTCCGCCGCGAACGAACGTGAACATTCTGCCCGACACCATCGCGCGCCTTGCGGAAATATCGAACATCGTTGGGGTCAAAGAAGCTTCGGGGGATATCTCGCAGATCGCCGAGATCATTACCCGCGTGCCGCCAGAGTTCAAAGTGCTTTCGGGAGACGACTCGATGACGTTGCCGTTGATTGCGCTGGGCGGAGTGGGATTGATCTCCGTGGCGTCTAACGAAGCGCCAGGCAAGATGGCCGCGCTAACCCGCGCGTGTCTGGAAAACAACTGGGACGAAGCGCGACGCTTCAACCGCGAGATGTTCGCGCTGATGAAGGCGAACTTCATCGAGACTAGCCCCGGACCGGTGAAAGCGGCGCTTGCGATGATGGGCAAGGTCAAAGAGGTTTATCGCTTGCCGATGGTGCCCGTGAAGCCCGAGACGAGAGAGAAGCTGCGAGCGGTGCTGGTCGAGTTGAACTTAGTCCTGGCCGGCGATTGA
- a CDS encoding type II toxin-antitoxin system Phd/YefM family antitoxin: protein MTRVSIEQIKSDLAAYLQRVEDGETLLVMRSDKPVAELRPVAKESARQRRPFGLCAGEFTVPDDFDAPLPEEILADFEGR from the coding sequence ATGACTCGCGTAAGCATAGAGCAAATAAAGAGCGATCTTGCCGCATACCTCCAGCGGGTCGAGGATGGAGAGACGCTTCTAGTTATGCGCTCAGACAAACCAGTCGCGGAACTCAGGCCGGTCGCGAAGGAATCTGCGCGCCAAAGACGTCCTTTCGGGCTCTGCGCCGGCGAGTTTACAGTTCCAGATGACTTTGACGCACCGCTGCCTGAAGAGATACTTGCCGACTTTGAGGGAAGATGA
- a CDS encoding 2,3,4,5-tetrahydropyridine-2,6-dicarboxylate N-succinyltransferase, giving the protein MELAEKIQQLFDHPPDEFTDEHRAVFNEFKRKLNSGEVRAAEKVEGHWKVNAWVKRGILLGFRMGRIENFSINNQFRFYDKDTYPLRRFVATDGIRVVPGGSSIRDGCYIGRGVTCMPPMFVNVGAYVDDGTMIDSHALVGSCAQIGKRVHLSAAAQIGGVLEPIGELPVIIEDDVLVGGNCGVYEGTIVRERVVLASGTILTGGTPVYDLVNDQFYRKTADAPLEIPAGAVVVAGSRAITKGRGPELGLSIYTPVIVKYRDEKTDASVRLEDYLR; this is encoded by the coding sequence ATGGAGCTAGCGGAAAAGATTCAACAACTCTTCGACCATCCACCCGACGAGTTCACCGATGAACATCGCGCGGTGTTCAACGAGTTCAAACGGAAACTCAACTCCGGCGAAGTGCGCGCCGCCGAAAAAGTCGAGGGCCACTGGAAGGTCAACGCCTGGGTGAAGCGCGGCATTCTGCTCGGCTTCCGAATGGGGCGCATAGAAAACTTCTCGATCAACAATCAATTCCGCTTCTACGACAAAGACACTTATCCGTTGCGCCGCTTCGTGGCTACTGACGGCATTCGCGTAGTACCCGGCGGCTCTTCGATTCGGGACGGCTGCTACATCGGCCGAGGCGTTACATGCATGCCGCCGATGTTCGTCAATGTGGGAGCCTACGTCGACGATGGAACTATGATCGACTCGCACGCGCTGGTTGGTTCATGTGCGCAGATAGGCAAGCGAGTGCACCTGTCGGCAGCCGCTCAGATCGGCGGCGTGCTCGAACCGATAGGCGAGCTGCCGGTCATCATCGAAGACGACGTGCTGGTCGGCGGCAACTGCGGAGTGTATGAAGGCACGATCGTTCGCGAGCGAGTGGTGCTTGCATCAGGGACGATCTTGACCGGCGGTACTCCGGTGTATGACCTTGTGAACGATCAGTTTTATCGCAAGACGGCCGACGCTCCTCTTGAGATTCCCGCGGGCGCCGTCGTCGTGGCGGGCTCTCGCGCGATCACTAAGGGGCGTGGTCCGGAGCTGGGGCTTTCGATTTATACGCCGGTCATTGTGAAGTACAGAGACGAGAAGACCGATGCTTCAGTCCGGCTCGAGGATTATTTAAGGTAG
- a CDS encoding pyridoxal phosphate-dependent aminotransferase, whose protein sequence is MFIPAERLQNIRKSATRVLYDSAPPGSINLGLGEPDFRTPEVVRREAIRVIQEDQIGYTTNAGILALREKIAQYHSEALPSPFTAKSVCVTTGAEEALFAVMMAILGPGDEALLPDPGYIAYPAIAQIAGADVRYYTTPAAGGFVFDRASFEAAMTDKTKLVVINSPANPTSRVISRDDLGFIAERLSRSNAYLLADEIYRDIYIDERPAAVSEFCDRTIIVSGLSKMMSMTGWRLGWAAGPEDVIGHVTVMHQYVSTCASAVTQKAALAAFTDEGRKATSTMRDELRRRRDVMARAIERDVQLPYIQGEGAYYIMLDVSRHGPSMNTAMALLDDRVITVPGSAFGSAGEGFLRLSFSIEAPLIEEGIRRIAKGLGKR, encoded by the coding sequence ATGTTCATACCAGCGGAGCGACTTCAAAACATTCGCAAGAGCGCCACCCGAGTGCTCTACGACAGCGCGCCGCCCGGCTCGATCAACCTCGGATTGGGCGAGCCCGATTTTCGCACCCCGGAAGTCGTCCGCCGCGAAGCGATTCGCGTCATTCAAGAAGACCAAATCGGATATACGACGAACGCGGGTATCCTCGCGCTGCGCGAGAAGATTGCCCAGTACCACAGCGAAGCTCTGCCTTCACCGTTCACCGCAAAATCGGTCTGCGTCACCACCGGCGCCGAAGAAGCTTTGTTCGCCGTGATGATGGCGATCCTCGGGCCGGGGGATGAGGCGCTGCTGCCCGATCCCGGCTACATCGCTTATCCGGCGATTGCCCAGATCGCCGGCGCTGATGTGCGTTACTACACGACTCCGGCCGCGGGCGGGTTCGTGTTCGACCGCGCGAGTTTCGAAGCCGCGATGACTGACAAGACAAAGCTGGTTGTTATCAACTCACCGGCAAACCCAACCAGCCGCGTGATCTCGCGCGACGATCTGGGCTTCATAGCCGAGCGGCTCTCTCGATCGAACGCATACTTGCTCGCGGACGAAATCTATCGCGACATCTACATCGACGAGCGTCCGGCAGCCGTCTCAGAGTTCTGCGACAGAACGATCATCGTCTCAGGGCTCTCAAAAATGATGAGCATGACCGGTTGGCGATTGGGCTGGGCGGCCGGGCCTGAAGATGTGATCGGCCACGTCACCGTGATGCACCAATATGTTTCGACCTGCGCGTCGGCAGTGACACAAAAGGCCGCGCTCGCCGCGTTCACCGACGAGGGACGCAAAGCAACAAGCACGATGCGCGACGAGCTTCGGCGGCGGCGAGATGTTATGGCGCGCGCCATCGAGCGAGACGTTCAGCTTCCGTACATCCAGGGCGAAGGCGCGTACTACATCATGCTTGACGTGTCGCGACACGGACCCTCGATGAATACGGCTATGGCGTTGCTCGATGACCGAGTGATCACCGTGCCCGGCTCAGCATTCGGCTCCGCAGGCGAAGGCTTCTTAAGGCTGTCGTTTTCAATCGAGGCGCCGTTAATCGAAGAAGGCATCCGGCGCATTGCAAAAGGTCTCGGCAAGAGATAG
- a CDS encoding DUF6351 family protein has product MKTRTTIGALLAILTIAGAQHATQAEAQVDAGQLNGAAFRIEIPATWNKGLVMYCHGYELAGLPPLDLNDPQTKAFREVFLSRGFAFAQSAYSTKGWAVKEAIEDTEALRRYFVAKYGQPRETFVTGHSMGAVITIATLERYPEIYDGAMPMCGPLSPALDFFEDRVFDMLVTFEYYFPGTIGSPIDVPGDFKFSFTGSDKVREALKASPEKAAMFAKRYNVTLLELPGVMSFWQAIVKELKQRTTGNPFDNRNTIYSGFDDDVMVNRGVKRFAADTKAREYIRQYYTPTGRIADPVLTVHTTYDQLVPARDVAYYDVTSGAAGTADFFVAKFVVARGHCSISPARTGAAFDALLAWVRDHKRPSSGEIQ; this is encoded by the coding sequence ATGAAGACCAGGACAACGATCGGGGCACTGCTGGCGATCCTCACTATCGCCGGCGCACAGCATGCAACGCAGGCCGAAGCCCAGGTTGACGCAGGCCAGCTAAACGGGGCGGCGTTTCGCATCGAGATTCCAGCCACGTGGAACAAAGGTCTGGTGATGTACTGTCACGGCTACGAGCTTGCCGGACTGCCGCCCTTAGACTTGAACGACCCGCAAACAAAGGCCTTCCGGGAAGTTTTCCTTTCGCGAGGCTTCGCCTTTGCGCAGTCGGCGTACAGCACGAAAGGCTGGGCGGTGAAAGAAGCCATCGAGGACACCGAAGCCTTGCGCCGCTACTTCGTCGCGAAGTACGGGCAGCCTCGCGAGACTTTCGTCACCGGACATTCGATGGGCGCGGTGATTACCATCGCGACCCTCGAACGCTATCCCGAAATCTACGACGGCGCGATGCCGATGTGCGGTCCGTTATCACCGGCGCTGGACTTCTTCGAGGATCGAGTGTTCGACATGCTGGTGACCTTCGAATATTACTTTCCCGGAACCATAGGATCACCGATCGATGTTCCGGGTGATTTCAAGTTCAGCTTCACGGGGTCGGACAAGGTTCGCGAAGCGCTCAAAGCATCGCCTGAGAAGGCAGCGATGTTCGCGAAACGCTACAACGTGACGCTCCTCGAGCTTCCTGGGGTTATGAGCTTCTGGCAAGCGATCGTCAAGGAACTGAAGCAGCGCACGACAGGCAATCCGTTTGACAATCGCAACACGATCTACAGCGGCTTCGATGATGACGTGATGGTGAACCGCGGGGTCAAGCGCTTCGCCGCCGATACAAAAGCGCGAGAGTACATCCGCCAGTACTACACGCCGACGGGCCGCATTGCCGATCCGGTGCTGACAGTGCACACAACCTACGATCAGTTGGTGCCCGCGCGCGATGTGGCGTATTACGACGTGACCTCGGGCGCCGCCGGCACCGCCGATTTCTTCGTCGCAAAGTTCGTAGTCGCCAGAGGGCACTGCAGCATCAGCCCTGCCAGGACCGGGGCCGCTTTTGACGCTCTCCTGGCGTGGGTGCGCGACCACAAGCGCCCTTCTTCGGGTGAGATTCAGTGA